A genomic stretch from Aminobacter aminovorans includes:
- a CDS encoding DUF899 domain-containing protein: protein MEHEIVSRDEWVAARRTLLAKEKAMTKARDELSAERRELPWVRIDKQYYFDGPGGRLPLSDLFDGRSQLFIKHFMMAPGQQHHCVGCSFEMDNVDSVLVHLENHDVSYVAVTRAPLAEAEALKARMGWKARFVSSFGSDFNYDFNVSYTAEQFAAKKAVYNFAPLDFEIEDLSGDSVFYKDDDGQIYQTYSTFGRGAEQFLGIYGFLDVMPNGRAENGPFYLLADWVRPHDMYGKGGMVEMTGRYHPADCGCGKHG from the coding sequence ATGGAGCATGAAATCGTATCGCGAGACGAATGGGTTGCGGCGCGCCGGACGCTGCTCGCCAAGGAAAAGGCAATGACAAAGGCGCGCGACGAATTGAGCGCCGAGCGGCGTGAACTGCCCTGGGTCAGGATCGACAAGCAATACTATTTCGACGGTCCCGGCGGACGGCTGCCGCTGTCCGACCTGTTCGATGGTCGCAGCCAACTGTTCATCAAGCATTTCATGATGGCGCCGGGCCAGCAGCACCATTGCGTCGGCTGTTCGTTCGAGATGGACAATGTCGACAGCGTGCTCGTCCATCTCGAGAACCACGACGTAAGCTACGTTGCGGTCACGCGTGCGCCGCTTGCCGAAGCCGAGGCGCTCAAGGCGCGCATGGGCTGGAAGGCGCGCTTCGTCTCGTCTTTCGGCAGCGACTTCAACTATGACTTCAATGTCTCCTACACCGCCGAGCAGTTTGCGGCGAAGAAGGCCGTCTACAACTTCGCCCCGCTCGACTTCGAGATCGAGGATCTCTCCGGCGACAGCGTTTTCTACAAGGACGACGACGGCCAGATCTACCAGACCTATTCGACCTTCGGTCGCGGCGCCGAGCAGTTCCTCGGCATCTATGGTTTTCTCGACGTGATGCCCAACGGCCGCGCCGAAAACGGGCCGTTCTACCTGCTCGCCGACTGGGTCAGGCCGCACGATATGTATGGCAAGGGCGGCATGGTCGAGATGACGGGACGATACCACCCGGCCGACTGCGGCTGCGGCAAGCACGGCTGA
- a CDS encoding GFA family protein → MLKSYRGSCHCGAVHFECQLDLAPEGQRSKPELDGVWWTSSFRCNCSWCAKTRFWKNFARPAGFRVTTGADTLTEYRFGSSAIRHTFCSRCGVHPFASASFDIMGGDFFAVNIACLDDISADELAAVPITYEDGKNDAWDRPPLVTAYL, encoded by the coding sequence ATGCTGAAATCCTACCGCGGCAGTTGCCATTGCGGGGCCGTGCATTTCGAATGCCAACTCGATCTCGCACCCGAGGGCCAACGCTCGAAGCCCGAGCTCGACGGCGTCTGGTGGACGTCGAGCTTCCGCTGCAACTGCTCCTGGTGCGCCAAGACCCGATTCTGGAAGAATTTTGCCCGGCCCGCTGGCTTTCGCGTCACGACGGGTGCCGACACACTGACCGAGTACCGCTTCGGCTCGTCGGCCATCCGCCACACCTTCTGTAGCCGCTGCGGCGTCCATCCCTTCGCCTCGGCCAGCTTCGACATCATGGGCGGCGACTTCTTTGCGGTGAACATCGCCTGTCTCGACGACATCTCGGCCGACGAACTGGCTGCCGTGCCGATCACCTATGAGGACGGCAAGAACGACGCCTGGGACCGCCCGCCTTTGGTGACCGCCTACCTCTAG
- a CDS encoding SRPBCC family protein: MTARTDTVAAQSLVLEFSRVFDAPPALVFRMWSSPEHLCRWWGPKGFTSSCETHEFHKGGSYHLLIHGHVQDGMTGTFREIVENERIVFTFAWDHDPDWQTLVTVTLKAEGDGTRLTFRQEPFLDVDTRDSHLGGWGECLDRLADALAGRPVV, translated from the coding sequence ATGACCGCAAGAACTGACACCGTCGCTGCACAATCGCTTGTCCTCGAATTTTCACGGGTCTTCGATGCGCCGCCGGCGCTCGTCTTCCGCATGTGGTCGAGCCCCGAGCATCTCTGCCGCTGGTGGGGGCCGAAGGGCTTTACGTCGAGTTGCGAGACGCACGAGTTCCACAAGGGCGGCAGCTACCATCTGCTCATTCATGGCCACGTCCAGGACGGCATGACCGGCACCTTCCGCGAGATCGTCGAAAATGAGCGGATCGTCTTCACCTTCGCCTGGGATCACGATCCCGACTGGCAGACGCTGGTGACGGTGACGCTGAAAGCCGAAGGAGACGGCACGCGGCTGACTTTCCGCCAAGAGCCGTTCCTCGACGTCGATACGCGCGACTCGCATCTGGGTGGCTGGGGCGAATGCCTCGATCGCCTCGCCGACGCGCTCGCCGGGCGACCGGTGGTCTGA
- a CDS encoding ArsR/SmtB family transcription factor — protein sequence MTEDRLDATFASLADPTRRAILARLAQGEATVNELAEPFEMSLPAISRHLKVLERAGLISRGREAQWRPCRLEAGPLKDIANWVERYRHFWDQSFDRMADYLKELQTPRGDQDDRKN from the coding sequence ATGACCGAAGATCGCCTCGACGCAACATTCGCCAGCCTCGCCGACCCCACAAGGCGAGCCATCCTTGCCCGGCTCGCGCAGGGCGAGGCGACGGTCAACGAACTGGCCGAACCATTCGAGATGAGCCTGCCTGCAATCTCGCGCCATTTGAAAGTGCTGGAGCGCGCCGGTCTCATCAGCCGCGGCCGCGAGGCGCAGTGGCGCCCATGCCGGCTGGAGGCAGGGCCGCTCAAGGATATAGCCAACTGGGTCGAGCGCTACCGCCACTTCTGGGATCAGAGCTTCGACCGCATGGCCGATTATCTCAAGGAACTGCAGACGCCTAGGGGAGACCAGGATGACCGCAAGAACTGA
- a CDS encoding ROK family transcriptional regulator translates to MANGNSATLTRRYNRTVVLDALRRHGSLSRIELARLSGLTPQGIRNIIEDLIDTGLVRETGRRRGLRGQPQIDIEINPGAGYCLGLHVASGLCHAIATDLAGNVLARPEARAFGGDHGQQLDALGAIARTVDAAAGGLPRLGTGVVVSRPLASRWSAAGGLADAQADFAKPFEALFASAPLVFENDANAAAMAEYTHGRAKGRGDFLYLFLGEGVGGAIVQGGVPMHGGRGNAGEFGHILIDPRGAPCHCGNRGCLHGYLALDGLRPLLPAGAMLAQDNLPQAWLDGAASALSRALVSLENIFDPQAIVLGGTAPAWLLHRLVETMGDPGPSVRSDVAEPGIEVSGLGQSCALIGAAALPLLALTSPDPATLMKEPSAETAAE, encoded by the coding sequence ATGGCCAACGGCAATTCGGCGACGCTCACCCGACGCTACAACCGCACCGTCGTGCTCGACGCGCTGCGTCGCCACGGCAGCCTGTCGCGCATCGAGCTGGCGCGGCTTTCCGGGCTCACGCCCCAGGGCATCCGCAACATCATCGAGGACCTGATCGACACCGGGCTGGTGCGCGAGACCGGCCGCCGGCGCGGCCTGCGCGGCCAGCCGCAGATCGACATCGAGATCAATCCGGGTGCCGGCTATTGCCTCGGCCTTCACGTCGCATCTGGTCTATGTCACGCCATCGCCACCGACCTAGCCGGCAACGTCCTGGCGCGGCCGGAAGCGCGCGCCTTCGGCGGCGATCACGGCCAGCAACTGGACGCCTTGGGGGCTATCGCGCGCACGGTGGATGCTGCCGCCGGCGGGCTGCCGCGGCTTGGCACCGGTGTCGTTGTCTCGCGTCCGCTTGCCAGCCGCTGGTCGGCCGCAGGCGGGCTCGCCGACGCGCAGGCGGATTTCGCCAAACCATTCGAGGCGCTGTTTGCGTCGGCACCCCTGGTGTTCGAGAATGACGCCAATGCCGCGGCAATGGCCGAATACACCCATGGCAGGGCCAAGGGCCGTGGCGATTTCCTCTATCTGTTCCTCGGCGAGGGGGTTGGCGGCGCCATCGTGCAGGGCGGCGTGCCGATGCATGGCGGGCGCGGCAATGCCGGTGAGTTCGGCCACATCCTCATCGATCCCAGGGGCGCGCCATGCCATTGCGGCAATCGCGGGTGCCTGCATGGCTATCTCGCGCTCGATGGCCTCAGGCCCCTGCTTCCGGCAGGCGCCATGCTTGCGCAGGACAACCTGCCGCAGGCATGGCTGGATGGCGCGGCATCGGCCCTGTCGCGGGCGCTCGTCAGCCTTGAAAACATCTTTGATCCCCAGGCGATCGTGCTCGGCGGCACGGCACCTGCCTGGCTGCTGCACAGGCTGGTGGAAACAATGGGCGATCCAGGCCCGTCGGTGCGTTCGGATGTGGCGGAGCCGGGTATCGAGGTCAGCGGTCTTGGCCAGAGCTGTGCGCTGATCGGCGCGGCGGCCCTGCCGCTGCTTGCGCTCACCAGCCCGGATCCGGCCACCTTGATGAAGGAGCCGTCGGCCGAAACGGCTGCGGAGTAA